Proteins from a genomic interval of Panthera tigris isolate Pti1 chromosome A2, P.tigris_Pti1_mat1.1, whole genome shotgun sequence:
- the LOC102963997 gene encoding olfactory receptor 1078-like, whose amino-acid sequence MYLITVFGNLLIILAVSSDSHLHTPMYFFLANLSFVDICFTSTTVPKMLLNILTQSKVINYAGCISQMYFFLLCVELDDFLLSAMAYDRFVAICHPLHYTVIMNPQLCGLLVLVSWIIIVSLFYCTGLGVYLSSAATQSSRSSATASVMYTVVSPMLNPFIYSLRNRDIKRALKRIVGVPVT is encoded by the exons ATGTACCTGATCACTGTGTTTGGGAACCTGCTCATCATCCTGGCCGTCAGCTctgactcccacctccacacccccatgtacttcttcctggccaacctgTCCTTTGTAGACATCTGCTTCACCTCCACCACCGTCCCGAAGATGCTTCTGAACATCCTGACTCAGAGCAAGGTCATTAACTATGCAGGCTGCATTAGCCAGATGTATTTTTTCTTACTCTGTGTAGAGCTGGATGACTTTCTCCTATCTGCAATGGCCTATGACCGgtttgtggccatctgtcaccccCTGCACTACACCGTCATCATGAACCCCCAGCTCTGTGGATTGCTTGTTCTGGTGTCCTGGATCATCA TTGTCTCCTTATTTTACTGTACAGGCCTAGGTGTGTACCTCAGCTCTGCTGCTACCCAGAGCTCACGGTCAAGTGCCACAGCCTCGGTGATGTACACGGTGGTCTcgcccatgctgaaccccttcatctacagcctgaggaacagaGACATAAAGAGGGCTCTGAAAAGAATCGTTGGGGTTCCAGTGACATAA
- the LOC102963713 gene encoding olfactory receptor 7A17-like codes for MEPGNDSQISEFFLLGLSKEPELQLLIFGLFLSMYLITVFGNLLILLAVSSDSHLHTPMYFFLANLSFVDICFTSTTVPKMLWNIQTQSKVITYAGCITQMYFFLLFAGLDNFLLSVMAYDRFVAICQPLHYMLIMKPTYCGLLVLVSWMMSTLNSLLQTLMMLWLSFCTEVEISHFFCEINQVVQLACSDTFLNDMLMYFAAGLLGGAPLAGILYSYSKIVSFVCGISSAQGKYKAFSTCPSHLSVVSLFYCTCLGVYLSSAATQSSHSSATASVMYTVVTPMLNPFIYSLRNRDIKRALKRIVGVPVM; via the coding sequence ATGGAACCAGGAAATGATtcacaaatttcagaattttttcttctgggactatCAAAGGAACCAGAGCTGCAGCTCCTGATTTTTGGGCTTTTCCTCTCCATGTACCTGATCACTGTGTTTGGGAACCTGCTCATCCTCCTGGCCGTCAGCTctgactcccacctccacacgcccatgtacttcttcctggccaacctgTCCTTTGTAGACATCTGCTTCACCTCCACCACCGTCCCGAAGATGCTCTGGAACATCCAGACCCAGAGCAAAGTCATAACTTATGCAGGCTGCATCACACAGATgtattttttcctactctttgCTGGATTGGACAATTTTCTACTGTctgtgatggcctatgaccggtTCGTGGCCATCTGTCAACCCTTGCACTACATGCTGATCATGAAACCCACCTACTGTGGGCTGCTTGTTCTGGTGTCCTGGATGATGAGCACCCTGAACTCCTTATTACAAACCTTAATGATGTTGTGGCTGTCCTTCTGTACAGAGGTGGAAATCTCCCACTTTTTTTGTGAAATCAATCAAGTGGTCCAACTTGCCTGTTCTGATACCTTTCTTAATGACATGCTGATGTATTTTGCAGCTGGATTGTTGGGTGGTGCTCCCCTGGCTGGGATCCTTTACTCTTATTCTAAGATagtttcttttgtatgtggaatctCATCAGCTCAGGGCAAGTATAAGGCATTTTCCACCTGTCCGTCTCACCTCTCGGTTGTCTCCCTATTTTATTGTACTTGTCTGGGGGTGTACCTTAGCTCTGCTGCTACCCAGAGCTCCCACTCGAGTGCCACAGCCTCGGTGATGTACACGGTGGTCACacccatgctgaaccccttcatctacagcctgaggaacagaGACATAAAGAGGGCTCTGAAAAGAATCGTTGGCGTTCCAGTGATGTAA